The following proteins are co-located in the Seriola aureovittata isolate HTS-2021-v1 ecotype China chromosome 7, ASM2101889v1, whole genome shotgun sequence genome:
- the LOC130172412 gene encoding protein NDRG1-like, protein MVLEENECDSVFEPQITEEHVETLFGNVHCVMTGTPRANRPVILTFHDIGLNHKTCFETLFNHVDMQEILRNLPICHVEAPGQHEGAKTLPTAYTYPSMDQLSETLPAVLKHFGLRSVIGLGVGAGAYILAQFALNHPDMVDGLLLININPNPEGIMDSVANKITEWTHTLPDTVISHLFGKDEIQNNHDLIATYRHHITTTMNQSNVMQFFRSYNSRNALEVERPVPGGNINVRTLKCTTLLVVGDNSPVVEAVVDCNSKLNPTKTTLLKMADCGGLPQVDQPGKVTEALKYFIQGMGYLSSASMTRLRSRTTSSSSISSFDGSRSRAHTNELHRGRTHSHATEEKRGRSHTDVSMDSISNSNVEHSISKSTEVAY, encoded by the exons ATGGTCCTGGAGGAGAACGAGTGTGACTCCGTCTTTGAGCCCCAAATCACT GAGGAGCATGTGGAGACTCTGTTTGGGAACGTCCACTGCGTCATGACTGGGACTCCAAGGGCAAACCGCCCCGTCATCCTGACCTTTCATGACATTGGACTGAACC ACAAGACCTGTTTTGAGACTCTGTTCAACCATGTGGACATGCAGGAAATCCTCCGAAATTTACCTATTTGTCACGTTGAAGCACCAGGACAACATGAGGGAGCCAAAACTCTCCCGACTGC GTATACCTACCCTTCCATGGACCAGCTGTCTGAAACACTGCCTGCTGTCCTCAAACACTTTGG GTTGCGTAGTGTGATTGGACTGGGAGTTGGAGCAGGAGCCTACATCCTGGCGCAATTTGCT ctgaaTCATCCAGATATGGTGGACGGATTACTCCTGATCAACATCAACCCCAACCCTGAAGGAATAATGGATAGTGTTGCAAACAAG aTCACTGAGTGGACCCACACTCTCCCAGACACAGTCATCTCACACCTGTTTGGAAAG GATGAGATCCAGAACAACCACGACCTCATTGCTACATACCGTCACCACATCACAACAACCATGAACCAGTCCAACGTCATGCAGTTCTTCCGCTCCTACAACAGCCGCAATGCTCTGGAGGTGGAGAGGCCTGTTCCTGGAGGAAACATCAATGTCAGGACACTCAA GTGCACCACTCTGCTGGTCGTAGGAGATAATTCTCCTGTAGTGGAGGCCGTGGTCGACTGCAACTCTAAACTCAACCCCACCAAGACCACACTGCTCAAG ATGGCGGATTGTGGAGGACTTCCTCAGGTGGATCAG CCAGGCAAAGTGACTGAAGCCCTCAAGTATTTCATCCAGGGCATGGGATACT TGTCCAGTGCCAGTATGACCAGACTTCGCTCACGGACAACCTCCAGCTCCAGCATCTCATCCTTCGATGGCTCTCGGAGCCGGGCACACACCAACGAGCTGCACCGTGGCCGGACACACTCACATGCCACCGAGGAGAAGCGCGGGCGCTCGCACACTGACGTCTCCATGGATAGCATTTCCAACAGTAATGTGGAACACAGCATCTCAAAGTCCACTGAAGTGGCATACTAG